ATATCATGTTATAGTAAAGAATTTAGGAGATCCTAAAAGGAGGCATTTTCATGTTTGAAGATAAATCTAAAATAAATTACCCATATGAATTTACTGAAACTACAACAGTTCCTCTAAAGAACCCCATTGATAAAAAATTCAAGAACGGCACAGGTACACATAACTTCCCAATTAAGAAGCACTATAAAGAGCAAGTTCTATACACTGAAAAAATTAATAATAATAAAAATAAGTAATTGTATAGATCCTTATGACAATTAGCTAAATAAGAAGCAACATTCAACCATGCATAGTTATTTAGTTAGTAATGATACAATTCATGCACATTTTAAAAAGTGCTGTATACAGCGCTTTTTTATACATAGATAAATTTAAGCTAACACAACCAAGAAATAAACGGTAAAATTACTCCACCATATTCTCGTTTAACTATTAAATCTACATATGAAAAGGGAGCAACAGTAAATGTTGCTCCCTTTTGAAATATAATTTATTCACTCTACATAACCCTCTTAAACATCTTCTCCAACTCATAAGTAGAATGATGCACAAGAATCGGTCTTCCGTGTGGGCATGTGTATGGGTTTGTTGTTGTACGTAATTCTTCCAGTAAGGCAAATATTTGATCGTTCGTTAAATATTGATTCGCTTTAATGGATGCTTTACAGCTCATCATGATGGCTGCTTCTTCACGTAATTTTTTAATATCCACTTTTTTTAGTTTGACAACTTGCTCCATCATTTCATCGATAATTTCTGTTTCTTGTCCTTTCGGGAACCATGTTGGATGCGAGCGGACGATAAAGGATTGATGGCCGAATTGTTCTAAAAATAGCCCAACTTTTTTTAGTTCTTCTAACTGTTCTTCGACACGTAAAAATTCAGTAAGAGATAGATCAATACGGTACGGTACAAGTAACTCTTGTACTTCTTGCGCTACCCTTCCTACTTTATCACGGAAGTATTCATAATTAATACGTTCCTGCGCGGCATGCTGGTCAATCATATATAAGCCTTTATCATTTTGAGCGAAAATATATGTTCCATGCATTTGTCCAATTGGATAAAGCGGTGGTAAGTCATTCCCGTTCATTTCAATCTCTTTTATTTCCCGAACTTCTTCTTCTAATTCCTCTAGTTCAAAATCCTCTTCATTACTGTCCCACGATTTCTCTTCTTGAATTGGTTCTTCGATTATCGGTTTAGTGGATGGTTGCCAACTTTGTTCTTCTCTTATGAGCGACTGTGGTGGTTGCCATTCTTGTTTCGGCGGTTGCCACAGTTGTGGTGGCTGTTTCACAGCCTGCGGTTCTTCTTGTTTTGCATCCATGCCAGTTGGTAAAACAATGTCCGGCATAGATGGTTCTTTCGGCTTCGCATGCTCAAACTGGAACTGTTCTTGCACACTTTCGTCTTTTTCTTTTTTCTTCGTTGTTACGCCTGCATCTGGAATGAGCTGTATTTTTTTAAATGCAGCTTGCAATGTTTCTTCGATCAGCTTTAGCAATTCTTGTTCTTTACTAAAACGAACCTCTAACTTCGCTGGATGTACGTTAACGTCAACTAGCATTGGATCCATTTCAATCGATAAGAAGCCAATTGGATACCGGCCAACTGGCAGTAATGTATGGTAGCCTTGCTGAATTGCTTTCATTAGTACAAAGTTTCGAACGTAACGACCATTTACGATCGTTGACATATAATTACGAGATGCTCTCGTTACTTCTGGTAATGTTACATAGCCTTTAATTGTAAAGTCTAAAGATTCAGCTTCAATTGGAACAAGCTTCTTCGCAACTTGAATACTGTAAATCGATGCAAGTACTTGTCTTACATCACCGTTACCTGATGTATGAAGCAATTTCTTTTCATTATGAAACAGTTTTAAAGATACTTCTGGATGTGACATTGCAATACGATACACGATATCTGTAATATTCCCGAGCTCCGTATGAATGGTTTTCATATATTTAAGACGCGCTGGTGTATTAAAGAATAAGTTTTGTACTGTAATATCTGTTCCTTTTCGGCTCGCAGTTTTCTCTTGTTTTATAATGTCTCCACCTTTAATTATGAGGTGTGTACCAGGCGCATCACCTGTGCTAGTAATTAATTCTAATTCACTAACAGAGGCAATACTCGGCAATGCCTCACCGCGGAAACCGAGTGTTCTTATGCGAAACAGATCGTTTTCATCTTTAATTTTACTCGTCGCATGGCGTTCAAAAGCGACGATACAGTCTTCTTCTGCAATACCATCACCGTTATCAATGATACGAATTTTCGATAACCCAGCTTCTTCTAAGTGGATTTCAATAGATGTACTATTCGCATCGATAGAATTTTCCACAAGTTCTTTTACGACTGAAGCAGGGCGCTCTACTACTTCCCCTGCCGCAATTAAGTTAGAGAGTTGGTCATCGAGTTTGCGAATTTTCCCCATCTACTTACTCATCCTTTCTTTAACTTTTTCTGTAAGCGATACAATTCGTTCATCGCTTCTAAAGGTGTCATATCAAGTAAATCGATTTTTTTAATTTGCGCCAATACTGCTGTTTCTTTTTGATCTAGCAGAGGTTTGTCTTGTTTCTTCGAAGACTGTTCTCCTCCAAAGAAAGATAATTGCGATTCTTCTTCAGTCTCTACTTTCGTTTCCTGTATTTCTGCTATTTCCTCTTTTACAACTACAGGTTCTGGAGCAGCTTCTTGTACTTTCACTTCTACTCGTTTTGGAATAATAATTTCTTCCTGTCCTTCTAGCTGTGCTAACACTTCTTTCGCGCGGGCGATTAAGCTATCTGGAAGCTCTGCAAGTTGCGCAACGTGAATTCCGTAACTTTTATCAGCTGCCCCGTCTTGAATTTTATGAAGGAATACTACTTTTCCATTCTCTTCAATTGCTGAAACGTGTACATTTTTCAGTTGATCTAAACTCTCTTCTAACACAGTCAATTCATGATAATGCGTAGAGAATAACGTTTTTGCACCAATTTGGTCATGAATATGTTCAATGATTGCTTGTGCAAGTGCCATACCATCATAGGTAGATGTACCTCGTCCAATTTCATCGAATAAAATTAAACTTCTTTCTGATGCGTTTGCAATTGCATTTTTCGCTTCTAACATTTCGACCATAAATGTACTTTGACCTGATATTAAATCATCCGCTGCACCAATTCT
This DNA window, taken from Bacillus cereus ATCC 14579, encodes the following:
- the mutL gene encoding DNA mismatch repair endonuclease MutL — protein: MGKIRKLDDQLSNLIAAGEVVERPASVVKELVENSIDANSTSIEIHLEEAGLSKIRIIDNGDGIAEEDCIVAFERHATSKIKDENDLFRIRTLGFRGEALPSIASVSELELITSTGDAPGTHLIIKGGDIIKQEKTASRKGTDITVQNLFFNTPARLKYMKTIHTELGNITDIVYRIAMSHPEVSLKLFHNEKKLLHTSGNGDVRQVLASIYSIQVAKKLVPIEAESLDFTIKGYVTLPEVTRASRNYMSTIVNGRYVRNFVLMKAIQQGYHTLLPVGRYPIGFLSIEMDPMLVDVNVHPAKLEVRFSKEQELLKLIEETLQAAFKKIQLIPDAGVTTKKKEKDESVQEQFQFEHAKPKEPSMPDIVLPTGMDAKQEEPQAVKQPPQLWQPPKQEWQPPQSLIREEQSWQPSTKPIIEEPIQEEKSWDSNEEDFELEELEEEVREIKEIEMNGNDLPPLYPIGQMHGTYIFAQNDKGLYMIDQHAAQERINYEYFRDKVGRVAQEVQELLVPYRIDLSLTEFLRVEEQLEELKKVGLFLEQFGHQSFIVRSHPTWFPKGQETEIIDEMMEQVVKLKKVDIKKLREEAAIMMSCKASIKANQYLTNDQIFALLEELRTTTNPYTCPHGRPILVHHSTYELEKMFKRVM